In Aedes albopictus strain Foshan chromosome 3, AalbF5, whole genome shotgun sequence, the genomic window GCAGCACAGGTCATGGGAAAACCGGGAACCGATAGGTAGGTACCTAGCGCTATCATTCGGTCGGCGAAGCTAACAACTTCCATACTACTCGTATGTCACAGTCACACAGAGTAGGCAACGAGCAGAACGGGAACCGTACAGCCAGCCAGCAGTAGGTAAGCGTCACATTTAACTACCTTTTGTGGCTCGGTCGGAAAAGAGTCAAAACCTGATGCCGTTCGGTTAGGACACGGGATGGGTGTTCAAAGGTGGTGGTCGTGGTTAGCAGTGTACAGCACAGTAAACCGCAAAAGACGTCGGAGAGGATGGGGAAAAATTATTAACTAAAAAGCTGATCACTTTGGTTTAGTGTTTCTGTCGAACTGGAGCAACAAGTTATAACGTTTATTGAACTACTTATCTGCTCGCTCACATATAGAGACGGGGATTACAGCAAGTCATGGAGCGCAGCCACGTTTTGATGGTGTATTATCCCAGCGAATACAGCCTCCCGTGGAGAGAGAGGAACAGCTAGCCATGACTTGTCTGTTTTCAAATTGAATGAGCAGCGGCCTACTTTGATGGTCGATGTGATTAAGCTCATCAATTCTGCACAGTTGCGTTGACGAGCAAACATGATTGATAATGTCATCCATGAGCTGCTTGCGCTATGTTTGGCTTGTCACTTGTCCAATGTGGCGAAGCCGGCTAAATAGGTATATTTTGAGGATATGTTAATCAAATCAATGATGACGCAGTATAAGACGGAAAGCATCAAAACTGATGACGTGTAACGTATGATGTATGATATTATGCTAATTTGTGGTCACGCTTCGTTGAAATCTGGTAGCAAAAAAGGTCATTGATGTTCATTTTCATAAGCTTTTCACCCACTTTAACTGgcgaatggagacgcatggtttgtTGTTAAACCGCTTGAGACGGTTGTACATATTTTGTACATATATGAGTTATATTTGTCTCTGTCGATGAAACGGAGCATTATAAGCGTGTACGAGGCCAGCGTTGTTGTGGGACAACAACTCAACTCATCTCCAAAAGGTTAATGCGGAACCGATAGAAAAAGAGCAAGAAGCATATTTGATTTCAGCTTTTCTCGAGCAGTTCAGTTGTCTATTTTGGCCAAATTGAGTTAGATCGCCTTTTGCATAAATTGACAAtaatgttaaggacaaacgtcttgaaattccgcttcaacagtgcatcagaacttcagacgcacgaatctcaagaagcaagcttcaaacaacagtgcatatcattattctgttcttgctcacttgtaataagcttaaaataagaagatcagatgcgctggttttgctaacgaagagatttgtgccctcaaaatcgtgagtaggtgccaaagtcggccattgtggcggccatactgggattctaacaagtctgtccttaaattactagtacacagatcgaaaaaagaatgtaaaattctgtggacacattctacgggccccgtatcattaataccaatttttcaaagttgagttatggcatttggcatatttgacatttttatcacattctacattacttttgtcatccaaaaatggatTCGACATGATactagtgtgacaataaatataaattgaaagacgattaagattaactttaaaatcgtgattttaagtcatttaggcacacttttcatcaaaactgtcgtattttaaaaaccaacacactgatttttcaaaagtcttctatcatttgtagataaatgtatgtagattttttagcatataaagatttttaatcggaaagctttccaactctgaaatatggcagatcatagtatgggtttttattgcgttgtaacgtcacgaaaattcaacatttttaaattttattcaaatatggaaaacgttacaaatatgaaattttgtatgctctttgtactcgaaaagatctttcaaacgagactaaaagaaagaaaatcggttcacggaagcctgagtttcacctggttaaAGTTTGCATTGTAacgtcacaaaaaaaaaatgtggaatagaccaaatctttctggcttggacggcttctgaattggacaaacgtagttctatttACAAAATAGTTTCGTTCTCaatgtgtatgagctctttttcaagatatcgtttataaattgcgtaccgttgcccgttcataaactacgtatacttttgaaggacgggggagatggtgtttggccaaaatctacgatgtaattgtactgcgatatggtaaatttttttaatcgtaatcgaataccactcaaaccgaaaatttctgtgatatcagtggccaacagacgaaacactgacaaaataacaaagttattaagttggtcaaagacttacagttgatagatagtttgatttaaagttccaccaacaggcggcgccagagaacttacaaattttaaatttcatacatctcaggatccctattatatagaaatacgatttcttcggcaaagttgtttggtaagtaaaggacttgcagttgatttaccaatagatgcgagattttgccactagaagacgttagtttccattttgcaagaGCAGGCAAGGGATCAGAATTTCtcgaaaagtattctacaagctggaacttttttcactttggacatattgtattcaaataaaattgtaatcaaagatcaatatataacacggtccgacaaaaaatcaacttttgttctgcccagctctaaatttcaccttttctgattgcttccgactagaaactcataaatctgaagttttgaccctccccctcctgggagaggggaggggcattgatttgaaattttggaaaatcgaaaaatttcgaggtttttcgatcgccatttcggctaaatgcacgatatcaaaaaaggaaaaggttgaccacggagctttaggggttgtgcaactaccatgaaaatttcacgaagatccgtcaagccattctcgagaaacggtgtttttgcGAAATGATGTTtttaagatttcttatattgcacgcaaagaatccaactactatatgacacaattgctgatttaaccatgccgtttagcatcatggcgtcttcgaggaagtttttcactacaataacgtgcttcttttaacctgtttgtaaaaatgatcaatccccctaaaagtgagatagaaaaattactttttgaatttttcaagatacaaggttgatgtcttcacaagagttgtagaagatgctgttctgaataactttgtcgaagacgccaagttcgtAACttcgttagttttcaagatacgttacgtttttgttACCGACGGCcccttgaaaatgttttttttttcaataactttttttaattttgattccacaattctattctcacagtcttCAATAggtcattttgactttctaagagagatAATTACTTGTGTGCAtgtgaaaaatgacgatttggtaatttaaacaaatttattcagtataatattttattttaaaatgacattatgaaaaaatctaacaaatagtttataaattgttttgtggGTACAAGCTAGACTGGATTCAATGAAAATACTATTTTAAGATTTATAAGAAACCCTTCGGTGATGCTCAACATTAGGTAGATCGTACTTTGTCGACCACATGAAATCAGCCAACATTGATTCATAGTTTTTTCCGTGATAGCGTTGTTCAAATTCATTCaaatcttggtggaatctctCTCCGTGTTCTTCAGAGTATGCGCCATTATTATCTTTGAATCTATCAAGGTGTGAATGTAGAACATGGAGCTTCAAAGACATCTTACATCCCATTTTTCTGAAGTGCTCTATCATCGTTTCGACTAATTCTCGATAGTTTGCAGTTCGATTGTTCCCCAAAAAATTCCGTGTTACTAATACAAAGCTTTGCCATGCATCCTTCTCATTTTTACtaggaagaagttcttgaaatctTTCATTTTCTATGATCTTTTTGATTTGAGGACCAACAAGAATGCCTTCTTTCAACTTAGCTTCAGATATGGCAGGAAATAATTCCCGAAGATATCGGAAGGCCTCACATTCTTTGTCAAGTGCTTTGATGAATTGCTTCGCCAAACCGAGCTTTATATGAAGAGGAGGCATTAACACTTTGTTTCGATCTACTAACGGTACATATTTTATGTTGTCTTTTCCTACTTGATATTTTTCTCGATTGGGCCAGTTTCGTCGCACAAAGTGATTGCTAATATCCCTGCTGTTCCACAGACAAAGAAAACAGCAATATTTTGTAAATCCAcctgaaaacgtaaaaaaaatgaaattactgACTCGAATACAATGGAATGCTCTAAATTCTTACTTACCTTGTAATCCCATTAGAAAAGTAACCATTTTGAAATCACCAATTACTTCCCACAAGTGATTTTCATACCTAATTAATCGAAGTATAAGGCTGGTACTCTCATAGGTTTCCTTCAATTTGGTTGTATAAGCTAGTGGAATTGATGAAAGTTTGTTCCCATTATTAAGAAGCACTGCCTTCAAACTTTTCGAAGAACCATCTATGAACAGTCGCCACTCTTCTGGAATGTGCTCAATATCCAGCGCCTTAAACAGTCCGTTTATATCACAGCAATAAACGATATCATTTCGAGtagtgaaaaatttcaaaaatggtttatGACGAGATCTTATATCTGTAATATTCACATCTTCCTTTAGTAAATTCCATTCTTTTAATCTGGATGCTAGGATTTGGGCTTTTTCCTTCGATAGTCCTAAATCTCTAGTTAGATCACTCAAATCCTGTTTATTGATAAAATGTGGAGCTTTGTTTTCTGAATCAGTGCTGCAGATCATAGTTGTAGAACTGTCGTGGGTAATTGTACTGTAGCTTCCACTTTCTATTTGCGGTTCGACAGGATTAAGGGAAGGTGCTGATGAAGTAGAAGCATTTAAATTTACATCACTCGTAACGTTGATCCTTCCAGAAGCGTTGGCCGTACGACAGAAATAACAGCTATCGCTATGAACAGTTTGAAACCATAATTTAGGCATTGTAAGTGAGACTGTTCTGTTTTCTCCTGCAAACCATCCTGTAAAGTTTATTGCTggttttaaattgaaaaaaaaaatataataaaatgagTTACCTGTCAAATTTCTTCTGCATTTATCACACATGTAATGCGGAGCCCATGGTTTATCCTGATTTATAATGTTAATTCCGAAATACGCCTTATACGATTGACTTGCCAAATCATTCAAATCAATTAGTCGTTTTTCTGCACTACGTGTTAAAAAAATTCCGCAGACATAACAGAACT contains:
- the LOC115268078 gene encoding uncharacterized protein LOC115268078 — translated: MDIPSSGAPIFRTAQHILPVPPGLKRDEPTSSTTCRFSPDQFCYVCGIFLTRSAEKRLIDLNDLASQSYKAYFGINIINQDKPWAPHYMCDKCRRNLTGWFAGENRTVSLTMPKLWFQTVHSDSCYFCRTANASGRINVTSDVNLNASTSSAPSLNPVEPQIESGSYSTITHDSSTTMICSTDSENKAPHFINKQDLSDLTRDLGLSKEKAQILASRLKEWNLLKEDVNITDIRSRHKPFLKFFTTRNDIVYCCDINGLFKALDIEHIPEEWRLFIDGSSKSLKAVLLNNGNKLSSIPLAYTTKLKETYESTSLILRLIRYENHLWEVIGDFKMVTFLMGLQGGFTKYCCFLCLWNSRDISNHFVRRNWPNREKYQVGKDNIKYVPLVDRNKVLMPPLHIKLGLAKQFIKALDKECEAFRYLRELFPAISEAKLKEGILVGPQIKKIIENERFQELLPSKNEKDAWQSFVLVTRNFLGNNRTANYRELVETMIEHFRKMGCKMSLKLHVLHSHLDRFKDNNGAYSEEHGERFHQDLNEFEQRYHGKNYESMLADFMWSTKYDLPNVEHHRRVSYKS